The Pseudanabaena galeata CCNP1313 genome includes a region encoding these proteins:
- a CDS encoding serine/threonine-protein kinase, which produces MDIYCTRPHCTKPLNSFADLDSGNTLKTITQKFCTACGMPLLLGGRYIVERPIAQGGFGATFLARDRYTPAMKRCVVKLLQPVGLTSSQMVIAKQMFEREATVLEDLGTHPQIPDLLAYFEVQSGQDEFFYLVQEFVDGFTLEQIVEQHGAIAEADVLEIMQSLLPVLTFIHEKGSIHRDIKPANIMVRKLDQTYFLLDFGAVKQVAGAAQGQKSTGIFTPGYGAPEQMRGDTVFPATDLYAFAVTCLFLLTGKEPEELFDVSYNKWQWDRFVKLSPSLNSVLHKMLETAPSDRFNSAASVIQALSSKIAATAPTPVKPTHQTSIQVPVPIASPNAINAPSVPKVLSKSPKPQKTPWLLSAPIPTQFIAAFLLGVEAMLLWQVSTTVGITAIGSPANLVVFAAFLLGVVLLRISSVLDNKDLFVFVNLISFAAVWAGQVFAKTIFQNLPQWVDIIQYCGVAGFSAIALMAAFRLIFQLLYSLL; this is translated from the coding sequence GTGGATATTTACTGCACACGCCCCCATTGTACAAAGCCTTTAAATTCGTTTGCTGACCTTGATAGTGGCAATACACTTAAAACGATCACGCAAAAATTCTGTACGGCTTGCGGAATGCCCTTACTGCTTGGTGGACGCTATATCGTCGAACGTCCGATCGCTCAAGGTGGTTTTGGTGCAACGTTTTTGGCACGGGATCGCTATACACCTGCGATGAAACGCTGCGTGGTAAAGCTGTTGCAACCCGTGGGGTTGACCAGTTCGCAGATGGTGATCGCCAAGCAAATGTTTGAGCGCGAGGCTACGGTTTTAGAAGATTTGGGGACACATCCGCAAATTCCTGATTTGCTTGCCTACTTTGAGGTGCAGTCAGGACAGGATGAATTTTTTTATTTAGTACAAGAGTTTGTCGATGGCTTTACCCTAGAGCAAATTGTTGAGCAGCATGGGGCGATCGCAGAGGCAGATGTCTTAGAAATTATGCAAAGTCTGTTACCTGTCTTGACATTTATTCATGAAAAAGGCTCGATCCACCGTGATATCAAACCTGCGAATATCATGGTACGCAAGCTTGATCAAACTTATTTTTTGTTGGATTTTGGTGCAGTTAAGCAAGTGGCTGGAGCCGCCCAAGGTCAAAAGTCCACAGGCATCTTTACCCCCGGCTATGGCGCACCTGAGCAAATGCGCGGCGATACAGTGTTTCCTGCGACGGATCTCTATGCCTTTGCGGTGACTTGTCTCTTTTTGCTGACGGGCAAAGAGCCAGAGGAATTATTTGATGTGAGCTACAACAAATGGCAATGGGATCGCTTTGTGAAGCTCAGTCCCAGCTTGAATAGTGTTTTACATAAAATGTTAGAGACGGCTCCTAGCGATCGCTTTAACTCGGCGGCAAGTGTAATCCAAGCCCTCAGTTCTAAAATAGCGGCGACAGCACCAACACCAGTAAAGCCCACCCACCAAACGAGTATCCAAGTTCCTGTGCCGATCGCTTCGCCCAATGCGATTAATGCGCCATCAGTCCCCAAAGTTCTGTCTAAATCTCCAAAACCGCAAAAGACACCTTGGTTACTATCTGCGCCGATTCCTACGCAATTTATTGCCGCTTTTTTGTTGGGTGTTGAGGCGATGTTGCTATGGCAAGTAAGTACGACCGTTGGCATTACGGCGATCGGCTCTCCTGCGAATTTAGTTGTTTTTGCAGCCTTCTTACTGGGTGTTGTTCTGCTGAGGATTAGTTCTGTTCTGGATAATAAAGATCTATTTGTATTCGTAAACTTAATCAGTTTCGCCGCAGTTTGGGCAGGACAAGTCTTTGCAAAAACTATTTTTCAGAACTTACCACAATGGGTAGATATTATTCAATATTGTGGAGTTGCTGGTTTTAGTGCGATCGCTCTGATGGCTGCCTTTCGCCTCATCTTCCAATTACTTTATTCGTTACTTTAA
- a CDS encoding Uma2 family endonuclease, whose product MNALTISLDSIIDLTDEQFFQLCRKNSDLRFERNAQGDITVMAPAGSETSARNSDLNADLVFWNRRTKLGIVFDSSGGFKLPKGSDRSPDASWILKERWESLTAEQQSKFAPICPDFVIELMSPSDNLKVTQAKMQEYQDNGARLGWLINRKDREVEVYRIGKPKEVLQNPSSLSGEDVLPEFVLSLAEIW is encoded by the coding sequence ATGAACGCTTTAACTATCAGCCTAGATTCTATAATCGATCTCACCGATGAGCAGTTCTTTCAACTTTGCCGCAAAAATAGCGACCTCAGATTCGAGCGGAATGCTCAAGGAGATATTACAGTCATGGCTCCCGCAGGTAGTGAAACAAGCGCCCGCAACTCTGATTTAAACGCTGATCTCGTATTTTGGAATCGACGTACAAAGCTAGGTATTGTCTTTGACTCTTCAGGTGGATTTAAACTTCCTAAGGGTAGTGATCGCTCTCCTGATGCTTCATGGATATTAAAAGAACGTTGGGAATCTTTAACAGCCGAACAACAGTCAAAATTTGCTCCAATTTGTCCAGATTTTGTAATTGAGTTGATGTCTCCTAGTGATAACTTAAAGGTTACGCAAGCGAAGATGCAGGAATATCAAGACAATGGCGCAAGGCTAGGCTGGCTGATTAATCGCAAAGATCGAGAAGTGGAAGTTTATCGCATTGGGAAGCCTAAAGAAGTTTTACAAAATCCGAGTTCTCTTTCTGGGGAAGATGTCTTACCTGAGTTTGTTTTGAGCCTTGCTGAAATTTGGTAA
- a CDS encoding Pepco domain-containing protein, producing MQEQDWGDEELWIVTASDRQEVQPTGQKSPTRDFNPYNNPSKATVSGEEVQASRVKAETLAVQMSQFVRIIGRVFATAQQQIDPLAGLQLDEIKLAVEISGKGEIKLLGTGIETSGKGAIELKFKRIDPSK from the coding sequence ATGCAGGAACAAGATTGGGGTGATGAGGAACTGTGGATCGTAACCGCTAGCGATCGCCAAGAAGTACAGCCAACTGGTCAAAAAAGTCCAACTCGCGATTTCAATCCTTATAACAATCCTTCTAAGGCGACGGTATCGGGTGAAGAAGTACAAGCTAGTCGGGTTAAGGCTGAGACTTTGGCAGTACAAATGTCTCAGTTTGTCAGGATTATTGGTCGAGTTTTTGCGACGGCTCAACAACAAATCGATCCGCTAGCGGGGTTGCAACTGGATGAGATTAAGCTTGCTGTGGAGATTTCGGGTAAGGGTGAAATTAAGCTCTTGGGTACTGGTATCGAAACCTCTGGCAAAGGGGCGATCGAGTTAAAATTTAAAAGGATTGATCCTTCTAAATAA